Proteins encoded by one window of Arachis hypogaea cultivar Tifrunner chromosome 1, arahy.Tifrunner.gnm2.J5K5, whole genome shotgun sequence:
- the LOC112803729 gene encoding proline-rich receptor-like protein kinase PERK9, with translation MNSFHFLLLLSFFPFLALLISPKLVHGNAELRALMDLKSSLDPEGKVLGSWRSDGDPCTDSFLGVACNQHRKVANISLAGRGLSGMVSPSVAELKCLSGLYLHYNIIFGEIPIEISNLTELVDLYLNVNNLSGSIPKEIGKMTSLQVLQLGFNQLVGSIPKEIGSLKQLNVLALQHNKLTGMIPPSLGNLEMLRRLNLSFNNLNGVIPATLADIAHLEVLDVQNNSLSGVVPSALRKLDKGFQYANNQGLCAMGFRFPTLRACNKDSIYDSQISVPNIPINSSYPKVFPDSATIKFHCNQTQCSKSRRFPQAVIAASVITATITLIGSGFVTFVRYRRRKQRILHTSDSSVSQLSPVQPMVYTRSPSPLVNLEYYNNGLDPLADGKNCSGLSHEYLNKFRFNVDEIESATQYLSEANLLGKSKFSAVYKGVLRDGSPVAIRSINVTCCIPEEVEFLKGLSLLTSLRHENIVKMRGFCCSSSRGECYLVYDFVTGGTLSIYLDMEDGSENVLEWSKRVSIIKGIAKGLAYLHSNEASKPTIVHQNISVEKVLLDNQFNPLIMDAGLPKLLADDIVFSALKVSAAMGYLAPEYVTTGRFTEKSDVYAFGVIVLQVLSGKTTVGGSIRMAVESFRFDDFVDTNLKGKYSKAEAAILSKIAVMCTHELSEQRPNMVEVIQELSMYSSHSS, from the exons ATGAACTCCTTTCATTTCCTCCTGCTACTTTCATTTTTTCCATTTCTTGCACTTCTTATTAGTCCAAAATTAGTTCATGGAAATGCAGAGCTAAGAGCTCTCATGGACCTGAAATCCTCTCTAGACCCAGAAGGCAAGGTTCTTGGTTCATGGAGAAGTGATGGTGATCCATGCACTGATTCCTTCTTAGGTGTTGCTTGCAACCAGCACCGAAAAGTGGCCAACATATCGTTGGCCGGAAGGGGTCTTTCCGGCATGGTTTCTCCTTCGGTGGCTGAACTTAAGTGCTTGTCTGGTTTATATCTTCATTACAACATCATTTTCGGGGAGATACCAATAGAGATTTCGAATCTCACTGAATTGGTTGATCTCTATCTCAATGTAAATAACCTATCTGGTAGCATTCCAAAGGAGATTGGAAAAATGACTAGCCTACAAG TGCTTCAGTTAGGCTTTAACCAGCTAGTTGGGAGCATACCGAAGGAGATCGGTTCATTGAAGCAGCTTAATGTTCTGGCTTTGCAACATAACAAATTAACTGGTATGATTCCTCCAAGCTTGGGGAACCTAGAAATGCTAAGGAGGCTAAATTTGAGCTTCAACAACCTCAATGGGGTAATTCCTGCAACATTAGCTGATATTGCACACTTGGAAGTTCTAGATGTTCAAAACAATTCTCTATCAGGAGTTGTCCCTTCTG CATTGAGGAAACTTGATAAAGGATTTCAATATGCAAACAATCAAGGTCTGTGCGCCATGGGGTTTCGGTTTCCGACCTTGAGAGCTTGCAACAAAGATAGTATATATGATAGCCAGATTAGTGTCCCAAATATACCAATAAACAGTTCTTATCCAAAGGTTTTCCCTGACTCTGCCACTATCAAGTTTCATTGTAACCAGACTCAATGCTCAAAATCAAGAAGATTTCCTCAAGCTGTCATTGCAGCAAGTGTTATAACCGCCACAATCACACTAATAGGTTCTGGGTTTGTCACATTCGTCAGATATCGCCGGAGAAAGCAGAGGATCCTGCATACGTCGGATTCTTCTGTAAGCCAACTTAGCCCTGTCCAACCTATGGTCTACACAAGAAGTCCATCTCCACTTGTTAATCTTGAGTATTACAACAATGGATTGGATCCACTTGCTGATGGTAAAAATTGCAGTGGATTATCCCATGAATATCTAAACAAGTTTAGGTTCAATGTGGATGAGATTGAATCAGCAACACAATATCTTTCAGAGGCCAATTTATTGGGTAAGAGCAAATTCTCTGCCGTCTACAAAGGAGTTCTCAGAGATGGTTCTCCTGTGGCCATCAGAAGTATTAATGTGACATGCTGCATACCTGAGGAAGTTGAATTCTTGAAGGGATTGAGCCTGCTAACCTCACTGAGACATGAAAACATTGTAAAGATGAGAGGTTTTTGTTGCTCAAGTAGTAGAGGTGAATGTTACCTTGTCTACGATTTTGTAACCGGTGGCACTCTCTCTATATATCTTGATATGGAAGATGGAAGTGAAAATGTGCTTGAGTGGTCTAAGAGGGTTTCCATCATCAAGGGCATTGCAAAAG GTCTTGCATATCTGCACAGCAATGAAGCAAGCAAACCTACAATAGTTCACCAAAATATTTCAGTTGAAAAAGTTCTTCTTGACAATCAGTTTAACCCATTGATCATGGATGCTGGGCTCCCCAAGCTTCTAGCAGACGACATTGTTTTCTCGGCACTGAAAGTTAGTGCTGCCATGGGATACCTAGCTCCTGAATACGTTACCACTGGACGCTTCACCGAGAAGAGCGACGTTTATGCATTCGGTGTCATTGTTCTTCAAGTCCTGTCTGGGAAGACAACAGTAGGGGGTTCAATCAGAATGGCAGTTGAGTCTTTCAgatttgatgattttgtggaCACAAATCTAAAGGGAAAATATTCGAAAGCAGAAGCAGCAATTCTTTCAAAGATTGCAGTGATGTGCACTCATGAGCTTTCTGAGCAAAGGCCAAACATGGTGGAGGTGATTCAGGAACTAAGCATGTATTCTTCTCATTCTTCATGA